Proteins from a single region of Lysinibacillus sp. JNUCC-52:
- a CDS encoding WapI family immunity protein has translation MNKIKLGENQGFIEINLEDITDWQNQGTVSIQSGNYYVMNAEIWITIDELITLYTQLQEAYKTLKGNIIFSNLDNTLQFTLQFNSFGQISLEGKFQEFPSRENKLEFEFMIDQSHLPATLLDMKKIVKPYIELKSKG, from the coding sequence TTGAATAAAATTAAACTTGGTGAAAATCAAGGCTTTATTGAAATTAATTTAGAAGATATAACAGATTGGCAAAATCAAGGAACAGTGTCCATTCAAAGTGGGAATTACTATGTAATGAATGCAGAGATTTGGATTACGATCGATGAACTTATTACGTTATACACACAACTACAAGAAGCTTATAAAACGTTAAAAGGAAATATTATATTTTCGAATTTGGATAACACGTTGCAGTTCACGCTTCAATTTAATTCATTTGGACAAATTAGTCTAGAGGGAAAATTCCAAGAGTTTCCTAGTCGAGAAAATAAACTAGAATTTGAATTTATGATAGACCAGAGTCATTTGCCTGCAACATTGTTGGATATGAAAAAGATTGTTAAACCATACATTGAACTAAAATCTAAAGGGTAG